Proteins encoded within one genomic window of Glandiceps talaboti chromosome 3, keGlaTala1.1, whole genome shotgun sequence:
- the LOC144433136 gene encoding uncharacterized protein LOC144433136 — translation MKSNLLILNDDKTEVVHFSSSLKPDATELSSLRIGDIDIIPSNSVRNLGMILNRNGAMSDHINQVCRKAHFALYRIGKIRKLLDQDTTETLIHAFVTTQLDYCNSLLYGINKDQLHRLQSLQNAAARLVSRSRKFDHITPVLVDLHWLPVEARIKFKVMLITFKVIRGFSPVYLTELIEQYVPSRDLRSADKLRLIPPRGTFSKTYGQRAFSVCAPSLWNKLPVEIRTARNVESFKRGLKTYLFNMYYQ, via the coding sequence ATGAAGTCAAATCTACTCATTCTGAACGATGACAAAACGGAAGTTGTCCATTTCTCGTCAAGCTTGAAACCTGATGCAACGGAACTGTCTAGCCTAAGGATCGGTGACATTGATATTATCCCTTCGAACTCGGTCCGTAATCTTGGCATGATTTTAAACAGGAATGGTGCTATGTCCGATCACATAAACCAAGTTTGTAGAAAAGCCCACTTCGCATTATACAGAATTGGCAAGATCCGTAAACTTCTCGATCAGGACACTACCGAGACATTGATCCACGCATTTGTAACAACTCAGTTAGATTATTGTAATAGTCTCTTGTATGGAATTAACAAAGATCAGCTTCACCGTTTGCAATCTCTTCAAAACGCTGCAGCACGTTTAGTTAGTCGTTCCCGTAAATTTGACCATATTACACCTGTATTAGTTGATTTACATTGGCTGCCAGTAGAAGCACGTATTAAGTTCAAGGTTatgttaattacttttaaagtaaTTAGAGGCTTTTCACCAGTGTATTTGACAGAGCTGATAGAGCAGTATGTTCCCTCTAGAGATCTCCGCTCTGCAGACAAGTTACGTCTGATTCCACCCCGCGGTACATTCAGTAAGACATACGGCCAGAGAGCCTTTTCAGTTTGCGCGCCATCACTGTGGAATAAGTTACCTGTAGAGATTCGTACTGCAAGGAATGTTGAGTCTTTTAAACGCGGTTTGAAAACctatctttttaatatgtattatcagTGA